The Streptomyces sp. NBC_01197 genome window below encodes:
- a CDS encoding MCE family protein, translated as MSARTVRRRLAGVVFIVVPALLIWLSIAVYQKDFTDTATVRVDTDTVGSEMHLNADVKLRGVVIGQVRGISSDGGGARLTLAIQPDKLGQVPSDVTAQMLPTTLFGERYVALVPPARASTRALKAGDTIPQDRSRNAIELEQVLDHVLPLLTAVEPQKLSATLTAVSQALSGRGQQLGDTFVTLDTYLKKLNPQLPTLNRDIAELVKVTKVYSDASPDILTALTDFTTTSSTLAEKQAGLAGLYSTTTSTAQDVTAFLQQNKDNIIRLSATGRPTLELLAKYAPEFPCTLSTLAGFVPAMDKALGKGTDEPGLHVSLVSVPSLGKYTPGRDAPSYTANGGPHCYSVPYTGKTVPTAATGAGRSGSLGLPNSPQENQLVNELLAPGAKTPAQALPDWSSLLAGPVFRGAEVKLK; from the coding sequence ATGAGCGCGCGGACCGTACGGCGCAGGCTCGCCGGTGTGGTCTTCATCGTGGTCCCCGCACTGCTGATCTGGCTGTCGATCGCCGTGTACCAGAAGGACTTCACCGACACCGCGACGGTCCGGGTGGACACGGACACCGTCGGCAGCGAGATGCACCTCAACGCCGATGTGAAGCTGCGCGGCGTCGTCATCGGGCAGGTGCGCGGCATCAGTTCGGACGGCGGCGGCGCCCGGCTCACCCTCGCCATCCAGCCGGACAAGCTCGGCCAGGTCCCGTCCGACGTCACCGCGCAGATGCTGCCGACGACACTCTTCGGCGAGCGGTACGTCGCACTCGTACCCCCGGCCCGCGCGTCCACCCGCGCGCTGAAGGCGGGCGACACCATCCCGCAGGACCGCTCACGCAACGCGATCGAGCTGGAGCAGGTGCTCGACCACGTACTGCCGCTGCTCACCGCGGTCGAACCGCAGAAGCTCTCCGCCACGCTGACCGCCGTCTCGCAGGCCCTGAGCGGCCGGGGGCAGCAGCTCGGCGACACCTTCGTCACCCTCGACACCTACCTGAAGAAGCTCAACCCGCAACTACCCACGCTCAACCGGGACATCGCAGAACTGGTGAAGGTCACCAAGGTCTACTCCGACGCGTCGCCCGACATCCTCACCGCGCTCACCGACTTCACCACCACCAGCTCCACCCTCGCCGAGAAGCAGGCCGGACTTGCGGGCCTGTACTCCACCACCACCAGTACCGCCCAGGACGTCACGGCCTTCCTCCAGCAGAACAAGGACAACATCATCCGGCTCTCCGCGACCGGCCGGCCCACCCTGGAACTCCTCGCGAAGTACGCCCCCGAGTTCCCCTGCACCCTGAGCACCCTGGCGGGCTTCGTCCCCGCCATGGACAAGGCGCTCGGCAAGGGAACGGACGAGCCGGGACTGCATGTCAGCCTCGTCTCCGTCCCCTCGCTCGGGAAGTACACACCGGGCCGGGACGCCCCGTCCTACACCGCGAACGGCGGGCCGCACTGCTACTCCGTCCCCTATACCGGCAAGACCGTGCCGACCGCCGCCACCGGGGCGGGCAGGTCCGGCAGTCTCGGGCTGCCCAACTCGCCCCAGGAGAACCAGCTCGTCAACGAACTGCTGGCCCCCGGCGCGAAGACACCGGCGCAGGCCCTCCCCGACTGGAGCAGCCTGCTGGCCGGCCCGGTCTTCCGCGGTGCGGAGGTGAAGCTCAAGTGA
- a CDS encoding MlaE family ABC transporter permease translates to MTAQVPVRPSGPSADGAGGKAAGYRQPRPPLRVLAPLRETGKLFALGAAVTGAVFRRPFQVREFIEQFWFIASVTILPAALVSIPFGAVIALQVGSLTQQLGAQSFTGGASVLAVIQQASPLIVALLIAGAGGSAICADLGSRKIREELDAMEVMGVSPVQRLVVPRVLATMFVAVLLNGLVSVVGTLGGYFFNVILQHGTPGAYLSSFSALAQLPDLYVSEVKALIFGFLAGIVAAYRGLNPRGGPKGVGDAVNQSVVITFMLLFFVNMVLTAVYLQIVPAKGS, encoded by the coding sequence ATGACCGCACAGGTGCCGGTCCGGCCGTCCGGGCCGTCCGCGGACGGCGCCGGTGGCAAGGCCGCCGGGTACCGGCAGCCCCGCCCGCCGCTTCGGGTGCTCGCGCCACTGCGCGAGACCGGGAAGCTCTTCGCACTCGGGGCAGCCGTGACCGGGGCCGTCTTCCGAAGGCCCTTCCAGGTACGGGAGTTCATCGAGCAGTTCTGGTTCATCGCGAGCGTCACCATCCTGCCCGCCGCCCTGGTCTCGATCCCCTTCGGCGCGGTCATCGCCCTCCAGGTCGGCTCGCTCACCCAGCAGCTGGGCGCCCAGTCCTTCACCGGCGGAGCGAGCGTGCTCGCCGTCATCCAGCAGGCCAGCCCGCTGATCGTCGCGCTGCTGATCGCGGGCGCCGGCGGTTCGGCGATCTGCGCCGACCTCGGCTCCCGGAAGATTCGCGAGGAGCTGGACGCGATGGAGGTCATGGGCGTCTCACCCGTCCAGCGCCTCGTCGTCCCCCGGGTACTCGCCACCATGTTCGTGGCGGTCCTGCTGAACGGGCTGGTCTCGGTCGTCGGCACACTCGGCGGCTACTTCTTCAACGTGATCCTGCAGCACGGCACACCCGGCGCCTACCTCTCCAGTTTCTCCGCGCTCGCCCAGCTGCCCGACCTCTACGTCAGCGAGGTCAAAGCGCTGATCTTCGGGTTCCTCGCCGGGATCGTCGCCGCCTACCGAGGCCTGAACCCCAGGGGCGGCCCCAAGGGCGTCGGCGACGCGGTCAACCAGTCCGTCGTCATCACCTTCATGCTGCTGTTCTTCGTGAACATGGTCCTTACGGCGGTCTATCTCCAGATCGTCCCCGCGAAGGGGAGCTGA
- a CDS encoding MCE family protein, which produces MKRRSLTAPLVKSLVFVLVTSLATAVLGLSIANTDVGDTVSYRARFTDATGLIAGDSVRIAGVKVGQVESVKVADRRLAEVRFAVEKGRTLPASVTASIKYLNMVGQRYVDLEQGTGPVGKHFTPGDTIQLSHTTPALDLTELFNGFQPLLQGLAPAEMNQLANSIVQVLQGEGGTVDSLLQHVGSLTTTVAAKDKVIGQVIKNLNMVLTTVNDRESDFNDLVVTLQQLVTGFAGDRKPLGDAITAMGALTNSTAGLLQDGRAPLKKDIGELGRVSKQLGDGTPQLQDFLRNTPAKMEAVTRLTSYGSWLNLYLCEARVTGVTTSDGSKPPTGIAVTESRCQG; this is translated from the coding sequence GTGAAGCGCCGCAGCCTGACCGCCCCGCTCGTCAAGTCCCTGGTCTTCGTCCTGGTGACCTCCCTGGCCACCGCGGTACTCGGACTGAGCATCGCCAACACGGATGTCGGTGACACCGTCTCCTACCGGGCGCGCTTCACCGACGCCACCGGGCTGATCGCCGGGGACAGCGTACGGATCGCGGGGGTGAAGGTCGGCCAGGTCGAGTCCGTGAAGGTCGCCGACCGGCGGCTCGCCGAGGTGCGCTTCGCAGTGGAAAAGGGACGCACGCTGCCCGCGTCGGTGACCGCGTCGATCAAGTACCTCAACATGGTCGGCCAGCGGTACGTCGACCTGGAGCAGGGCACCGGGCCCGTCGGGAAGCACTTCACGCCCGGCGACACCATCCAGCTCTCGCACACCACACCGGCCCTGGACCTCACCGAGCTGTTCAACGGGTTCCAGCCGCTCCTCCAGGGGCTGGCCCCGGCCGAGATGAACCAGCTGGCCAACTCCATCGTGCAGGTCCTCCAGGGCGAGGGCGGCACCGTCGACAGCCTGCTCCAGCACGTCGGATCGCTGACCACCACGGTCGCCGCCAAGGACAAGGTCATCGGCCAGGTCATCAAGAACCTCAACATGGTACTGACGACGGTCAACGACCGGGAGTCGGACTTCAACGACCTCGTCGTCACCCTCCAGCAGCTGGTCACCGGCTTCGCCGGGGACCGCAAGCCCCTCGGGGACGCGATCACCGCGATGGGCGCACTGACGAACTCGACCGCCGGACTGCTCCAGGACGGCCGGGCGCCGCTGAAGAAGGACATCGGCGAACTCGGCCGGGTGTCCAAGCAGTTGGGCGACGGCACACCGCAGCTTCAGGACTTCCTGCGGAACACGCCCGCCAAGATGGAGGCCGTCACCCGGCTCACCTCCTACGGATCGTGGCTCAACCTCTATCTCTGCGAGGCCCGGGTGACGGGCGTGACCACATCGGACGGCAGCAAGCCGCCCACCGGCATCGCGGTCACCGAATCGAGGTGCCAGGGATGA
- a CDS encoding MCE family protein yields MNSPRVRLPRLKPVRERNPVAVSVVGLLVLALIGLAAYRADSLPFIGGGTTYTADFTESAGISPGDEVRIAGVRVGQVKAVSLDGAKVKVSFKVKGAWVGDSSTAAIAIKTLLGDKYLALDPVGTRPQNPSDRIPLSRTTSPYDVTQAFSGLSDTIGDLDTKQLAKSFETISDTFKDSPPDVKNAATGLSALSRTVSQRDAELAKLLKGSKQLTKTLSDKNSSFDALLKDGNLLLGEIQDRRDSIHLLLTGTTDLGAGLTGLVKDNNKQLKPTLTALDKVTTVLLKNRKSLDKALSLAGPYYRLVGNTLGNGRWFDSYICGLVPKNYLPAGAPPATGCMSPRQTQGGSR; encoded by the coding sequence ATGAACTCGCCCCGCGTGCGGCTCCCGCGGCTCAAGCCCGTACGGGAGCGCAACCCGGTCGCCGTCAGCGTGGTCGGACTGCTGGTGCTCGCACTGATAGGGCTCGCCGCCTACCGCGCCGACTCGCTGCCCTTCATCGGCGGCGGCACCACGTACACCGCCGACTTCACCGAATCGGCCGGGATCAGCCCGGGCGACGAGGTACGGATCGCCGGGGTCAGGGTCGGCCAGGTGAAAGCGGTCTCGCTCGACGGCGCCAAGGTGAAGGTGTCCTTCAAGGTCAAGGGCGCCTGGGTCGGCGACTCCAGCACGGCGGCCATCGCCATCAAGACGCTGCTCGGCGACAAGTACCTGGCACTCGACCCGGTCGGCACCCGGCCGCAGAACCCGTCGGACCGGATCCCGCTGAGCCGCACCACATCGCCGTACGACGTCACCCAGGCGTTCAGCGGTCTCAGCGACACCATCGGCGACCTCGACACCAAGCAGCTGGCGAAGAGCTTCGAGACGATCTCGGACACCTTCAAGGACTCGCCCCCCGACGTGAAGAACGCGGCGACCGGCCTCTCCGCGCTGTCGCGGACGGTCTCGCAGCGGGACGCCGAACTGGCCAAGCTGCTCAAGGGCAGCAAACAGCTCACCAAGACCCTCTCCGACAAGAACAGCAGCTTCGACGCCCTCCTCAAGGACGGCAACCTGCTGCTCGGAGAGATCCAGGACCGGCGGGACTCCATCCATCTGCTGCTCACCGGGACCACCGACCTCGGCGCCGGGCTGACCGGTCTGGTCAAGGACAACAACAAGCAGCTGAAGCCCACCCTGACCGCACTCGACAAGGTCACGACCGTGCTGCTGAAGAACCGCAAGAGCCTGGACAAGGCGCTGTCACTGGCCGGCCCCTACTACCGGCTCGTCGGCAACACCCTGGGCAACGGCCGCTGGTTCGACAGCTACATCTGCGGGCTCGTCCCGAAGAACTACCTGCCGGCGGGCGCGCCCCCGGCCACCGGATGCATGTCGCCCCGGCAGACCCAGGGAGGCAGCCGATGA
- a CDS encoding MlaE family ABC transporter permease translates to MSMLGWLDRSGDQLVFYVRALIWIPRTLRRYIGEVQRLLAEVAFGSGGLGVIGGTIGVMVGMTLFTGTVVGLQGYAALNQIGTAAFTGFISAYFNTREIAPLVAGLALSATVGAGFTAQLGAMRINEEVDALEAMGVRSMPYLVTTRIIAGVVAIIPLYAMGLLSSYIASRLVTVLFKGQSSGTYDHYFNLFLSPDDVLLSVLKVLIFSVLVILAHCYYGFRATGGPAGVGVAVGRSVRNAIVLISVTDFFLSLAIWGATTTVKVAG, encoded by the coding sequence ATGTCCATGCTCGGCTGGCTCGACCGCTCCGGCGACCAACTCGTCTTCTACGTACGGGCGCTCATCTGGATCCCCCGCACCCTGCGCCGCTACATCGGAGAGGTCCAGCGGCTGCTCGCCGAGGTCGCCTTCGGCAGCGGCGGCCTCGGCGTCATCGGCGGCACCATCGGCGTGATGGTCGGCATGACCCTCTTCACCGGGACGGTCGTCGGCCTCCAGGGATACGCCGCGCTCAACCAGATCGGCACCGCCGCCTTCACCGGGTTCATCTCCGCGTACTTCAACACCCGCGAGATCGCCCCACTGGTCGCCGGACTCGCACTCTCCGCGACCGTCGGCGCGGGCTTCACCGCCCAGCTCGGCGCGATGCGCATCAACGAGGAGGTGGACGCCCTCGAAGCGATGGGGGTGCGCTCCATGCCGTACCTCGTCACCACCCGGATCATCGCCGGGGTCGTCGCGATCATCCCGTTGTACGCGATGGGGCTGCTCAGCTCGTACATCGCCTCCCGGCTGGTGACCGTCCTCTTCAAGGGGCAGTCGTCCGGCACCTACGACCACTACTTCAACCTGTTCCTCTCCCCGGACGACGTGCTGCTCTCGGTGCTCAAGGTGCTGATCTTCAGCGTGCTGGTGATCCTGGCCCACTGCTACTACGGCTTCCGCGCGACCGGCGGGCCCGCCGGGGTAGGGGTGGCGGTCGGCCGGTCGGTGCGTAACGCCATCGTGCTCATCAGCGTCACCGACTTCTTCCTCTCCCTGGCCATCTGGGGCGCCACGACGACCGTGAAGGTGGCGGGATGA